In Streptomyces sp. NBC_00878, a single window of DNA contains:
- the ilvA gene encoding threonine ammonia-lyase, giving the protein MSYRTADSLPLVTLDDVRGAQKMLTGVARMTAMEGSRHLSRLVGAPVHLKCENLQRTGSFKLRGAYVRIAGLSPEERAAGVVAASAGNHAQGVALASSLLGVRSTVFMPKGAPLPKVAATRHYGAEVRAHGTVVDETLAAAQEYAAETGAVLIHPFDHPDIIAGQGTVGLEILEQCPEVRTIVVGIGGGGLAAGIAVAVKALRPDVRIVGVQAAGAAAYPPSLAAGHPVSIENPATMADGIKVGRPGDVPFGIIGDLVDEVRTVSENALSSALLLCLERAKLVVEPAGASPVAALLSRPDSFEGPVVAVLSGGNVDPLLIQRILRHGMAAGGRYLAVTLRLTDRPGALATLLGVLSEVDANVLDVSHVRTDPRLGLTEVEVELHLETKGPEHCAEVNSALRKAGYTVID; this is encoded by the coding sequence ATGAGCTACCGCACGGCTGACTCCTTGCCGCTGGTGACCCTCGACGACGTACGCGGCGCCCAGAAGATGCTCACGGGCGTGGCGCGGATGACCGCCATGGAGGGCAGCAGGCACCTGTCCCGGCTGGTGGGCGCGCCGGTCCACCTCAAATGCGAGAACCTCCAGCGGACGGGTTCGTTCAAGCTGCGCGGCGCGTACGTGCGGATCGCCGGGCTGAGCCCCGAGGAGCGGGCCGCGGGCGTGGTCGCGGCGAGCGCGGGCAACCACGCGCAGGGCGTCGCCCTGGCCTCCTCGCTGCTGGGCGTGCGTTCCACGGTGTTCATGCCCAAGGGTGCCCCGCTGCCGAAGGTCGCGGCGACCCGGCACTACGGCGCCGAGGTGCGCGCGCACGGCACGGTGGTGGACGAGACGCTGGCCGCCGCGCAGGAGTACGCGGCCGAGACGGGTGCCGTCCTCATCCACCCCTTCGACCATCCCGACATCATCGCCGGGCAGGGCACGGTCGGCCTGGAGATCCTGGAGCAGTGCCCGGAGGTGCGCACGATCGTCGTCGGGATCGGCGGCGGCGGGCTCGCCGCGGGTATCGCGGTCGCCGTGAAGGCGCTGCGGCCGGACGTACGGATCGTGGGGGTGCAGGCGGCGGGCGCCGCCGCGTACCCGCCCTCGCTGGCGGCCGGGCACCCGGTGTCCATCGAGAACCCCGCGACGATGGCCGACGGCATCAAGGTCGGGCGGCCCGGCGACGTGCCGTTCGGGATCATCGGCGACCTGGTGGACGAGGTCCGTACGGTCTCGGAGAACGCTCTGTCCAGCGCGCTGCTGCTCTGCCTGGAGCGGGCCAAGCTGGTCGTCGAACCGGCCGGCGCCAGTCCCGTCGCCGCGCTGCTGAGCCGGCCGGACTCCTTCGAGGGGCCGGTCGTGGCCGTGCTGTCCGGCGGGAACGTGGACCCGCTGCTGATACAGCGCATCCTGCGCCACGGCATGGCCGCGGGCGGCCGCTACCTCGCGGTCACGCTGCGGCTGACCGACCGCCCCGGTGCTCTGGCCACACTTCTCGGGGTGTTGTCGGAGGTGGACGCCAACGTCCTCGACGTGAGCCACGTACGGACCGACCCACGGCTCGGGCTCACGGAGGTGGAGGTCGAGCTGCACCTGGAGACGAAGGGGCCGGAGCACTGTGCCGAGGTGAACTCGGCGCTGCGGAAGGCGGGTTACACGGTCATCGACTGA